In Candidatus Manganitrophus morganii, the genomic window CCACCCTACCCGGCTGCGCGACCCCCTGCAACCTCGCCGACCTTTCAAATCCATGCCGCCCCCTGGCCGATCATTCCCGCGACGCCTACGAGTGGCTCGCGAAAGGAATCGTCCTCGGAAATAATGGCCGGAATGAAGAAGCGCTCGGAGCATTCGATCGGGCCATTCGCTATAAACACGATTATCCGGAAGCGTGGTTCGGCAAAGGGGTTTCCCTTCATAAATTGGGCGATGAGCGAAAAGCGCTGGAAGCGTTTCAGCAGGCGATCGAAATAAGACCTTCTTTCATCGAAGCGTGGTACAGCAGCGGCTTTTCGCTCCATCAGCTCGGTAGAAACGAGGAAGCGGCCGCATCGTTTGAACGGGCCGCCGGCCTCGCCCCCGAATCGCCGGAAGCTTGGTACCATCAAGGCCTCTCATTGATCCGCTTGGAACGAAATGAAGCGGCCTTGAGCGCGTTTGAGCAGGCGCTCGCGCTCAAACCGTTTTATACCGAAGCATTGCTGTACAAAGGCATCGCCCTGAACAAGTTGCGCCGTCACGGCGAAGCGCTCGTCGCCCATGAGCAGGCGCTCATCGTCAATATGTTTAATACAGACGCCCGGTATTACAAAGCCCTCTCCTTGGCCGGTCTCGGCCGGAATCAAGAGGCGCTGGCAGCGTTTGAAGAGACCCTCGCGCTGAAGCCCGATCATCCCGAAGCGTGGCTCGAAAAAGGAAACACCCTCGCCCACATGGGCCGGGAGGAAGAAGCGCTGGCGGCGTTCAATCAAGCGATCACTCTCCATCCGCGGCTCGACCGGGCCTGGTTCGGGAAAGGAGGATCGCTCAGTCGATCGGGCCGGGACCAAGCGGCGCTCGACGCGTTCGAGCAGGCGCTTCAACTCAATCCGGCCCATTCGGAAGCCTGGTTCGGCAAAGGGATCTCCCTCGGACGGTTGGGCCGGCATGAGGCGGCGCTGGCCGCCGCGGAGGAAGCGATCAAACGAAATCCTCACCATGGATTGGCCTGGCATCATAAAGGAGTGATGCTGGGTCAATTAGGCCGGGACCCGGAAGCGCTGGCCGCGCTTGAAAAGACCCTCCAACTCCATCCCGAACACGCAGAAGCCTGGTTCAGCAAAGGGAATGCGCTCGCGAGATTACACCGGCACGAAGAAGCGCGGGCCGCTTACGGCAATGCCGTCCGATTCAAACCGGATTTCTACGAGGGATGGTATGCAAAGGGCCTTTCCATCGTTAACTTGGATCAAGCGAAAGAAGCGCTGGCCGACTTCGAGAAGGCGATCGCGCTCAAACCCGATCATCCCGAAGCGTGGCTCGGCAAAGGGGTTGCGCTGGAACGATCCGGCCGGGACCCGGAAGCGCTGGCCGCTTTTGATGAGGCGATTCGGCTCAAAAGTGAATCCGCGGAAGCCTGGCATCGGAAGGGGCGCCTCCTCGAGAAAATAAATCTCTTCGAGGAGGCGCTGAAGGCCTACGAACAAGCGCTCGAACGAAACGCCGGCCGGCCGGAGCTCTGGTACGACCAAGGGGCCCTCCTGGAGCGGCTCGGCCGTCACCGGGAGAGCGTGGCCTCCTTCGAAACGTTCCTCCAGCGCAATCCGAATGAAACGGAGCTCTGGCAAGAGAAAGGGATCGCCCTGATGCGATTGGGGCGGATTGAAGAGGCGCTGAAATGGACCGAGAAGATCGCCTCGGTCAAACCGGAGGCGCCGGAGGTCTGGCGGTTGAAAGGGATTGCGCTGGAGCGGCTCGGCCGGCTGGAAGAGGCGTTGAAAGCGAACGAGAAAGCGATCACGCTGAGACCCGACTTTCACGAAGCCTGGTACAACAAAGGGATTGTCCTCGAAAGATTAGGACGCTTCCAACCGGCGCTGGAAGCGTACGAAAAGATGATCTCCTTTGCGTCCAATGATCCCAATCCCTGGTTTAGAAAAGGGCTTCTCCTGGAGCGTTTAAAAAGAGATGAAGAGGCGCTCGCCGCATACGATCGGGCCGCCTCCCTCAATCGGAACCTTCCGGGCCCGTGGTATCAGAGAGGCCTTGTTCTTGCCAGATTAGGCCGTCATGAAGCGGCGCTGGCGGCGTACGAGAAGGCCGTCGCGCTTTATCCCGAAAACGCGGAACCCTGGGTCAGCATCGGAATCTCCCTGGAAGATCTCGGCCGGGACGAGGCGGCGTTAAAGGCCTATGAGAAGGCCCTCTCCCTGAAGCCCGATTTTCAAAAAGCCTGGCAATACAAAGGCCATACCCTTCAAAGACTCGGCCGCTTTAGGGAAGCGGTCGACGCGTTCCGGAAGGTCCAGACGTTCGGATTGGCAAACGCGCAGGAGCGGCGCATCGAATAACGGCAAGGAGAGACCAAGCCGCTTTAATTGCGGCTTGATCTACCGCTCCTGAGTTCCATCTCACCCGGGCACCTTGGTCTTCGGCCGGATCTCTTCGGAGAGGCTCTTTCGAACCCCCTCCGGCCCCGCATCCTCCAGATACTTCCAATCCGGATGACCCTCACCCGAAAGAGGTTCGTCCTCCGAGCCCCCAGGCGGCTTCGCCGCCGACACAATCCAGGCCCAGACGAAATTCACAAAGACCAGGGCAATCAACGTCGGAAGCCCATATTCCAGAAATCCCTGATTCATCTTTTCCTCCCTTTTCTTAAAGTGGCCGATCTCTCCCTCCGGGAGAGGGCGAATCGATTCGCCACCCTCAGCATCCCATCTCCAGGCAACTACGGGATCAAATTCAGATCAATTTTCGGTTAAACCGTAGAGGCGGAAGATCAACCGTTGGAACGAAAAGAGGACGGGAAATCGGAGGAGGCCGCGGGAGGTCTCTCCTGAACGGCCTGCCGCAAAGCGTCGATCACCTTTTGGAGGAGATCGGCCGGTCGGTAGGGTTTCTGAAGAAAGGAGACATCGGTGAAATCCAAGGAGTGATCGGCGCGATGGCCGCTGGAGATAATGACTTTCAGATTCGGTTCGATTTGGCGAAGTTGGTGCAGCACCTCTCCCCCCGAGAGGTAGGGCATGGTCAGGTCGAGGATCACCAGATCGATCTCTTGCTTTTTTCGAACGAACAGCTCGACCGCTTCCCGGCCGTCTTCCGCCGTCAGAACCCGATACCCTTCGTGTTCCAGAACGGCGCGTCCGAGTGTTCGAATCGCCTCCTCATCGTCGACGACAAGAATGGTTTTCCCTTCGTCCGCGGGAGGCTTCTCGGCAAGGGAGGAAGCGGGGATCGAACGGACTCCTTTCTCGGTCCGGGGGAAATAAACCGAGAAGGTGGTCCCTTCTCCCTTGACGCTCTGCATCTCGATCCAGCCTTGATGCGCGGCGACGATTCCGTAGACCGCCGACAGCCCCAACCCGGTCCCCCGCCCGACCTTCTTGGTGGTAAAGAAGGGCTCGAAGATCCGGTGGCGAATCTCCTCATCGATTCCGATGCCGTTGTCGGCGACGCGAAGACAGACATGTTTCCCCGTCCGGGCGTTCGGGTGGACTTGGCGGTGCGCCCCATCGACCTCAACATTCCCGACATGGATCGAAATGCGCGGCTCCCAGTCGGCCGGCGACGGGGAGCCGTTGTTTTTCTCCATCCGCTCCAGCAGGGCGTCGCGCGCGTTTACGCAGAGATTCATGATCAGCTGGTTCATCTGTCCCGCATCGGCCAATACGGACCAGAAATCGTCGTCCACCCCGGTCTCCATCTGAATCCGGCGATCGATCGCTTGCCGGAAAAGGCGGGCGACCTTCTCCACCTCCTCCCCCAAATGCAGCGGCTGCCGGTCGATCGGACTCCGCCGGCTGAACGAGAGGAGCTGCTGCGTCAGCCCGGCGGCCCGCCAGCCGGCCGCATGGGCCGTGTCGAGCAGGCTGTATGCTTCGCTCTCGGGAGGAACCTGCTCGCGCGCCAGCTCCAGGCTGACGGTGATCGCCGTCAGCAGGTTGTTGAATTCGTGGGCGACCCCGCCGGTAAGCTGGCCGACCGCCTCCAGCTTGTGGACATGTCGGAGCTGCGCTTCAAGTTGCTTCCGCTCGGTGACGTCCCGAAAGCTCCAGACCCTTCCGACATTTTCCCCTCCGATCCGCTGCGGTTTCGAATATCGCTCGAAGACCCTTCCATCTTTGAATTCCAGCAGGTCGTCGCTCTCCTTGTCCGATTGCTGGGAGAGCTCCCGCACTTTTTTCAAGAATCCTTCGGGGTCTTTCAGCTGATCGAGCAGATGGGCCAGCGCCTGATCGTCCTCTCGGAGGGCGACAATGCCGCGCGGAATGTTCCACATCTGGATAAACTTTTGGTTGAATCG contains:
- a CDS encoding tetratricopeptide repeat protein, with product MTPEKTKHRKTIPLAITLILLGLSAATTLPGCATPCNLADLSNPCRPLADHSRDAYEWLAKGIVLGNNGRNEEALGAFDRAIRYKHDYPEAWFGKGVSLHKLGDERKALEAFQQAIEIRPSFIEAWYSSGFSLHQLGRNEEAAASFERAAGLAPESPEAWYHQGLSLIRLERNEAALSAFEQALALKPFYTEALLYKGIALNKLRRHGEALVAHEQALIVNMFNTDARYYKALSLAGLGRNQEALAAFEETLALKPDHPEAWLEKGNTLAHMGREEEALAAFNQAITLHPRLDRAWFGKGGSLSRSGRDQAALDAFEQALQLNPAHSEAWFGKGISLGRLGRHEAALAAAEEAIKRNPHHGLAWHHKGVMLGQLGRDPEALAALEKTLQLHPEHAEAWFSKGNALARLHRHEEARAAYGNAVRFKPDFYEGWYAKGLSIVNLDQAKEALADFEKAIALKPDHPEAWLGKGVALERSGRDPEALAAFDEAIRLKSESAEAWHRKGRLLEKINLFEEALKAYEQALERNAGRPELWYDQGALLERLGRHRESVASFETFLQRNPNETELWQEKGIALMRLGRIEEALKWTEKIASVKPEAPEVWRLKGIALERLGRLEEALKANEKAITLRPDFHEAWYNKGIVLERLGRFQPALEAYEKMISFASNDPNPWFRKGLLLERLKRDEEALAAYDRAASLNRNLPGPWYQRGLVLARLGRHEAALAAYEKAVALYPENAEPWVSIGISLEDLGRDEAALKAYEKALSLKPDFQKAWQYKGHTLQRLGRFREAVDAFRKVQTFGLANAQERRIE
- a CDS encoding PAS domain S-box protein; the encoded protein is MLSERGPSEAGRLVDIIKKVLPKGRVLPEEEWRVRHRAILLLTWLHAAGLPLFGIYQGFGIVQSVAEGGVIAAVALAATWGKISRSARSAAASLALITSSAILVQFSGGYIEAHFHFFVMLAVISLYQDWVPYLLAILFVVVEHGLTGQFVPTMVYNHPDAFVHPWKWAVIHAGFVLSGSVVLLVNWRIIEQARARVDLVLNSAGEAIIGLDFKGTITFANPAAAKMTGYSLETLVGQPIERILQDAPDLLNRGGAGSRMEKVVLRRDGAHVWVDCASNPILEQDQIVGAVVTLKDETDRRRAEEKLKKTFSLLSATLESTADGILVVDQEGKIERFNQKFIQMWNIPRGIVALREDDQALAHLLDQLKDPEGFLKKVRELSQQSDKESDDLLEFKDGRVFERYSKPQRIGGENVGRVWSFRDVTERKQLEAQLRHVHKLEAVGQLTGGVAHEFNNLLTAITVSLELAREQVPPESEAYSLLDTAHAAGWRAAGLTQQLLSFSRRSPIDRQPLHLGEEVEKVARLFRQAIDRRIQMETGVDDDFWSVLADAGQMNQLIMNLCVNARDALLERMEKNNGSPSPADWEPRISIHVGNVEVDGAHRQVHPNARTGKHVCLRVADNGIGIDEEIRHRIFEPFFTTKKVGRGTGLGLSAVYGIVAAHQGWIEMQSVKGEGTTFSVYFPRTEKGVRSIPASSLAEKPPADEGKTILVVDDEEAIRTLGRAVLEHEGYRVLTAEDGREAVELFVRKKQEIDLVILDLTMPYLSGGEVLHQLRQIEPNLKVIISSGHRADHSLDFTDVSFLQKPYRPADLLQKVIDALRQAVQERPPAASSDFPSSFRSNG